TGAGCAGAAGCCTGAAATCAAATTCATCTTGATATCAAGATATTCGAGGTGAAGGTAAAAGTCAAGAATCTCGATGTCAAGATATAATGACGTCATGAACCACGATCGCATTGATAACATCTTGGAACAATGGCAGCGGGAGTCGCCGCAGTTAGACCTCTCGGCCCTGGCGGTGACCGGGCGAGTCCTGCGGATTGCACGTTTGCTGGAAAAGCATCGGGAGTCTGTCCTAGCAGACTACGGGTTAGCCGTCTGGTCGTTTGACATGTTGGCGACCCTGAGACGACAGGGGCCGCCCTACCAACTCAAGCCGACCGATCTCTACGATCTGTTAATGCTCTCCTCAGGGGCAATGACCAACCGGATTGATCGTCTGGAGAAAGATGACCTGGTCGTTCGCATCCGTGATTCAGACGATCGACGCAGCGTCAGCGTGCAGCTAACCCCCAAAGGGATTGAACTGACAGATACGGTTATGCCGGTGTTGTTTGAGCGGGAAAACCAGTTTCTGGAGCAGTTTACCAAAACAGAGACTCAAACCTTTACAAAATTGCTGCGCCAGTTTTTGTTGGGGTTTGACCCAAATGGCAGATGAACTCATCTGGCTCTCTGCGCTTCGGTTAGAACCACGTTAAGAAGGAGCAGGAAAGGGAGAGAGCCCGTGAGATTTGCCATGAGTTTAACCTACAGCCACGTTTGTGGGTCAACGTCAAGCCAGCTAACACAACGTTGGGGCGGCGTAACAAAGGTTGTCTGTGGGAATTTAAGCTTGTCTGCCGTTGCACAACTTCACCTTTAGCTGTCCCTGCGTTAAGTTCTTGCCCTAGTTTTCCTGTCAATTGACGGAGTGGCAAAGCATGGGAGAGGGTTTGGGAGGAGGGCGATCGCTCCCGAATAATCCGAGAATGGGTATGAGCATCCCAGGACGATCGGTCATGTAGGTGTAGCAACTCCGTAGGCGATCGCTCCTCCTTCGGGCAACTCCGCTTCAACTCGTGAG
This is a stretch of genomic DNA from Candidatus Obscuribacterales bacterium. It encodes these proteins:
- a CDS encoding MarR family transcriptional regulator, producing the protein MSRYNDVMNHDRIDNILEQWQRESPQLDLSALAVTGRVLRIARLLEKHRESVLADYGLAVWSFDMLATLRRQGPPYQLKPTDLYDLLMLSSGAMTNRIDRLEKDDLVVRIRDSDDRRSVSVQLTPKGIELTDTVMPVLFERENQFLEQFTKTETQTFTKLLRQFLLGFDPNGR